Within Acomys russatus chromosome 7, mAcoRus1.1, whole genome shotgun sequence, the genomic segment GTCACAGATGTTCTTCATTAAACTCTTCACTGTCATGGAATCCTCAGTGCTGTTGGCTATGGCTTTTGATCGTTATGTGGCCATCTCCAACCCTCTTAGATATGCTACTATTTTAACTGATTCCAGAATAGCTCAAATTGGAGTGGCAATTGTCATCAGAGGGACTGTAATACTGACACCAATGGTTGCGCTTCTTAAGAGATTGTCCTACTGCAGCAGCCATGTGCTCCACCACTCCTACTGCTTCCACCCCGATGTCATGAAGCTCTCATGCACAGACACCAGGATCAACAGTGCCGTTGGGCTCACTGCCCTGATCTCCACTGCTGGAGTGGACTCTGTCCTCATCCTCCTTTCCTATGTACTGATCATTAGGACTGTCCTCAGCATTGCTTCCccggaagagaggaagaaagcctTCAGCACGTGTATCTCCCACCTCGGGGCTGTGGCTGTGTTCTACTTTCCACTCATCAGTCTGTCCTTTGTCCACAGATTTGGGAAACGAGCTCCTCCCTATGTCCATACTCTGATTGCCAATGCCTACCTGCTGATCCCTCCTGTCATGAACCCCATCATCTACAGTGTGAAGACCAAGCAGATACGCAAGGCTGTGCGGAAAGTTCTCCGTTCCGGCATGGCAAAGAGCTAGATGCTTGcttcatgttttcttcctttttttcactCTGTGGATGAGGAAAGTTACCTGTAAGGGGGTTACAATACTGGGAGCCATTGTGTTGAGAGATATCAAAGTAATAGATTCAAGTGCAAGAAGAATGTATGAACCAAAAGGGACTAATGTAAATGGcagatattcaaatatatgagagtTCCCTAAAATGTCATTATAGTAGTGTCATTTCCTTATTTAGAATGAATGATTTCAATGATATTGATAACCTATCCCAATAAAGATTTCCTATGTTGATTTATCACATCATTCTTATTGTAAAAGGGAATGTGTCTGCATATTGATTTACATGTCTTCCTTATTGAGGGAAACAACATCACTTCCATTCATCagtggaaataaaatatatgttgtcATTCTAAATTATCAAATGTTATCACCTAAATGTAGCATAAAATCTGGCCTTGTCCATTATCACTTAATTTTACAAATATCTCTTATTCTCAAAACTCTTATTGAACAGGCAATGTTGCCATCAGGGACTTAACAGTTTGCTCAAACATTCATATCTTCATCAATTCAGAGAAGGTCTTTAGTGAATGCTGCCtatgaaaataacttttaattttcaCTCCTGTGTATAGTTTCAATCCACAGCATACACTAGGTGTGGAGGCATACCCATGCACTGGTCATATTGTTTAGTTGGAGGCAAAAAGCCCAAAAGTTTAGGCTATTTTGGTCATTCTGAGATATCaaagaaagttaattttttttggAGCTGATCTTTGCCCAAGACAAAGACAGATTGATTTAGTAGTATGCATAGtattaaatgaatgaagaaacaaatgtagaaatgttttaatatgcattttttaCTTGGTTTGGGTATTAGGGGAATGTGTTGCTTGTTAATGAGTATACCTCTCAGGGTTTTGATCGGAAGATAGAAATCATACCCTTGATGACCACAGGGATTGCTGAATTCAACACACTGGACAGCAGGCATCTGAAGGCAAAAATACACAGggaatggaaataataaaaaaatagtaattgtGGGTTATTTTGTATCTGGTTGCTTTAGGAACAAAGTAAAGATTGTAGAATCGTTAAGATTGTTTGATAATAATTTGCCCCAGATCTAAAGCCACATTCTTGAATTTTATGTTATTGGTAGGTCCATCCAGGTACTCAGGGACTTAGACAATGGGTCATCTAGAGTCAATACCTAACATTACAAGAAGGAATATTTCCTTGTTATAGTTCATTTGTCAGAAGTGAAAGAGGATTACTCATGGATGTGACCTTGAGTTGTTGAAAGccacttttcctttcctcttcttaaaTACCTAGAGAAAAGCCTTAATATAAAAGAAGTTATTGAAGTAAAGTCATATTAAAACCTTTAATCCTTGAGTATACATCATAGCATAGTTTAGAAACCACATTCATGCTTATTATATCCCTTTCTATTCATAGCATCCATATGGAGAGAGAAACCTATGAGATCACttctatatttttttgtttttattgaaagaactttttcatataatatattttaatcatggtTTCCTCTCCCTCAACTCTTTTCATATCCTTCCCCTCCTCACCCACCAaactccatgccttctttctctatctctttagaaaacagacaaacaaaaattcaaacaaccagagcaaaacaaaacaaaacaaaacagaaatcaccacacacacacacacacatgcacacacgcttacactcacaaacacacaaaaacaaaatacaatgtcTGAAACCATAACATATGAGTAAAATATCTGTAATACAAACAAAATGTCCTCAAGCAAAGCAATGAGACAAACGTCTATggaaataccattgagttcattttttttgttgGCCATCTCCTGGTGGATATGATGTCTACCTTGATGTGTGGCTACTATACCCAGAGAGACTGCATTTCAGCAaactcactttttattttcaaggagATATCATTTGGAGAGAGCATTCAGACTAGAGATGGAGGCTCATATCCACATCGCTTTTTGTGCTGTGATCCCTTCTGGTTTGAAccagtgcaggccctgtgcattgacggtctctgtaagttcatgcTTGCACAGTCCCTGTTTTGTCTGGAAGACATTGTGTCCTTGGTGGCATCCgttcacctctggctcttaatttttttttctgtctcttctcctgtGTAGCTTTGTAAACACTGAGGGAAGGAGGGTTTTGATGAAAACATTCACTTAAGATGAACTGTTGCAAAGTTTCTTACCCTCTGCACACTAtccagctgtgtgtctctgtgttaattattgTCTACTGCAGTGGGGACCTTCTCCAATATTGGCTGAGTGAGACACTGACCTATGAATATGGCGTAATGtcattaaaatcattttattactatgtttTCTTAGCAGAACAATAGCATTTGATTTCCCCATAGGCCCATGGCCTACCTACTCGCAGGTTTTTAGACATTCTTGTACTTtgcaaaataaatttagtttaaaaataagttttgatttaaaaaagaagtttggAGATATTTCCCTAATCAttagtatttttgtatcagtGAAGAGAGCTTTGTACACTAAGAAGCCAGTGTACAATTAGTGCTTATCACTCAgatttcagtctctctctctccctttctctctctttctctctctctctgtgtaatattttccaaaaatttTAGAGTTATATCAAGACAACGCTACTACATTTAATTGCCATATTGTGTTTAGATTCTGCTGGCTAAGAGTTCTCTAGACCCTCTTGCTTTGCTATGAATGCATAGGCtttggtttgcttattttttaattatttgttttattttttgatattgtaatataattatatcattcgTCCTTCTCTTACCTCCCTCCAGGTTCTCCTATATAcatctttttgtcttctttcataTTCATGtccactgttttttttaattcattttcattacatacatatacactcataGATACAAAAACATGAACTTCtcaatgttacttgtatgtatgtttttcaaGGATGGCCATTAGGTATTGGTTTTTAAAAGAGGGTCTTAGGTACTGCAGTGTAGTCTCAGATTTGGTATGTAGCTAAGGATTACCTTGAACTCTGAATCTTCTGCCTCCACTGCTCAAGGACTGTGACTTCAGAAGTGTGTCATCATAGCCAGCCATTTTGAGGAGTACCATAAGGTCTTCTGTACAATGTCTCTCCTTTGGGATTTGTAAAATGTCTTCCTGTTTGACGATTTATATACTGAAATCTCCCTCCCTGTTCATTGATTTTCAGTTTGCAAGGAAGATTTCTAATTTTCACTCCCATGCAACTCTCTTGGTATTAGACACAGACCACCCTTCAGTGCCATCTTCTGTTACAAGCACTAACAAtgcttatatttaaatatttgttgaataagtaGAAGCACTCATGAGTCcaatcaaaataaatatgttaaaagcaatgattcttttataaataaaaactaaagtcaGTAAGTTTAAGGCAAGAACCAATATCAAGAAATTTCTTCAGtcccaaagtttttttttaaacttgggtgTGTACATCCACAGAAACAAGAGGGAAAGCCATCTGTAAGTTAATTAAATATCAACCAACCTTTCTGAAATGGAAAATCAAGAAACCTGTGCAGATGATGCTGATCCACTGATTTTCCTCATCAGCTTCCAATGAGGTGATTTCTTCTTGTTGAGGTCATTTTTAAGTCATCCTCCTGTAGACAGAATTTCCCTTAAACAGAATCAGGTTCTCAACCACTACCTGCAAAAGTGACATTTCCCCTTTTACCACTTGATTAGACCTATTGGCATGATTAGTTTCTTCTTAATGTTTAGTTTTTCTATTCAATAGTTACTATGTATTTATTCAACCACAAGCACTTATgttataatatttacatttacttttaCATCTTATTGtcctatttttatttacaaaagaacTTGCAATTAATAATGACCTGTCCTGAGGTGGtgaacacacttttaattccagcactcaggaggcagagggaggctgatctctgtgagttcaaggccagcctggtctacaaagtgagtccaggacagccaaagccacacagagaaactctgtgtttcCCAGCCCCCAAAATGACCTTTAGGATTTTAGGTCTCAGAAGCTGAGAATTAGTGAAAGGCAATCAAATTACCTTGTGTGCTGGCTTATTGTTGCTGAGGGATATCCTGTATGCTCTGCTAACTATCATAGACTGGATTATATTTCCCgttgtttatttactttcttctgtTAAGTTAGTTCATGTACCACTCAAACCTAGATATAATACAACGTACATCTTCTGAAAACAAGAGTCTCTTGACAGAGgtcacttttgtttcttttcctcgtTTATCTGACATCACACAGCAGAAAAGCCAGGAAAATGCCATGCCTTTCCATTGAAGAACAGGGTCAGGATCTTATTCATTAGTGATTCTAAATTGTGAGGTAGGTAGTAGAGGTTCTCTACTGGTAAGTGTTGTTTGCCTTTTCCCCAAAGGCATCTGCTTTCTTCAGTTACTATGCCATCCTTCAACCAGAGCACTGTTTGCCCACCATCCATTTTTCAGCATCATGGGCATTCCTGGTCCTGAGACCTTTCACACCTGGACTTCCATCTCTCCCTGCTGTCTATATGCCAACATTATCTCTAGGAATGGCATGGTCCTCTTTGTCATCATCCCTGAGTCAAGCCTCCATGAACCTATGCACTATTTCCTATCCATGCTGTCCAGAGACCCGGGTCTCTGTCTTTCCATGTTAGTTATCATGTTGGCAGTCATGTGATTTGATGTTTGAGAACTTAgcctttaaaaaatgatatttttttgaaaattagtaTATttgtacaatgcattttgatcatatccatctAGCACTACCTTCTTGCACCATCTTTTAGTGTCCCATTTATTCTTAACTTCAGGAAGAATCTAACAGATGGCTGAtgagaaagaaagctgagaaagGTAACTTCTGGACAAGACATACTGTTTCACACACCAGCTCATAGGAACTATAGCTATCTTCACAAAGCTTGCACAATGTTAAGCAAGTCAAACTTAAAATATGAATGGGAAAAGGGATACCTGCATGGGTCAAATGTTAATATTCATGTCTTCATATTCATGGACTCTAAGTTCTCTTAGTGATAGTCTTTGACCATATCACTGTCATCTGCCACTCACTGAGGTATGCTATGATCAGAACCAGTTCATGGATAATCACAGTGGGCATTGTACATGTCATCACAAGGACCACAGCTCTTGTTCCTTTTACTCTTGCTCTTCAGGCATCTGTCTTTTTGCTGTGGTCACATGTTCCATCAGTCTTATGTTCTGATCATCCATTCTGTGCTCTGTGTTGCATCCAGGGATGGATGGGAACAGATCGTTGGTGTTTGCTTGTCCCGTATTCAGTGCTGTTGCCATCTTCTCCATCTACATAGTATTCTCTGTCTGGTACAGAGATTTTGGGTGCATAATGCTCCCTCTCTGTACATTTTCATTGCTGGTCATTGCCTCTCATTCTTTATGTAGTGTAACTTATACTTTATGCCATGATAGATTTGAATATCAGAGGCTGTGGTAAGATTTTCCTTCCTAAGCTATTTTAGGAAACTTTTATATTCATGATCTTTAGATGTTCCCTGACTCAAATTTGCTCAATCACTAGAGTAAATAGTATACTATAGATTTTAAACTTtgcaaatttatattttctttctgtttttgtgacTTAGTaatttgctgggtttttttcATCATAGATTGTGAattcctttttataaataaaatttaaaatatattttattagttcacTCCTTACAGATAAGATAAAGGCCTTGTCTAACACATTACGTGACAAGAACAAAAGTACAGACGTGTAGGTCAGAGGCCATAGGGGAGGACCcactactattattctgttaaagGGACACagtattaaactgactcctaGTGATGTGTTGTTATTCCCATGATTACTGATGTGTCTCtcaaccttcatcagagaagattcTGTTTACAGTAGCTGAtgagaaacacagacacatgttgGCACGGTGCAGAGATCAAGAGACCCTAGAGTGATCAGCTAAGCCTGTGGGCTCCTTTTAGAGAAACTTCTTGTGCAGTTGGTTCTTTCTGTTGACTCTAATCCTGTATACTATAGAGCTATGATCTTTCAGCACGGAAAAATTAAATCACTCTTTGGAGTCACAGGCGTCTTCCTGACTCcagaatataatataatagtCTTCTGAAGTTTCATATAATTAGATCCTGGGTAAAGTCTAACCTTAATAATTTTAAGAGGAATTGTTTATTAttacaaacataaataatttacGGTTGAATTGAAAATAAGCACAACAAATAAATTGTAATATGAGTAGAAGAATACATTTCTAATTGCTAAAGGTTACTGAGGTGAATATTTGCATAAATGTACCTAAAGGGAAAAAGGACATTAAATAGGTCTGAATATAACATAGGCAATTGTTGAAGTTGACTTTGTAATGCCTAAAATGTATAATTCTTATAACACAGTATTAGAAAATGTTCTATATAAATTTACTGAATTATGACACTACCACCAACAGGTACATGTTTAGATAGTGAGTAGTAAATGTGTTCCTGCCTGTTGCAATGCCTCTGCTTGATATCTGTATGGTCTCTGGCTTTTAACTTTACCAGAgcttctggtttgctttctgtatTGACAGTACTCAATGTATTACACTTAAGGTGctttatgaaagaataaataaagattattctgccaggtgtggtggtgcacacctttaatcccagcatttgggaggcagagttcgaggccagcctggtctacaaaggataGTTACAGAGAGatatcttgtcttgaaaaaccaaaataaataaataaataaataaataaataaaataaattgcctCCTACACCAAGGCTCACGGACCATTGTGAAAGAGGGGACAGATAGCAAGAGCCAGTGAAACAGAACTTTCTATGAGgctgtatctttttaaaaatgactggaAAGTTTCACCCACAAAACATACTTCAATAACACGGCTGCCTAAAGAAGACCTGAAGAAGTATAGCACCAACAGGCACATTACTGAGAGGGAAATGACATGCTAACATGGCCTCATCAGTAGACACAGAACTACAGGCAAATAAAGAATTCTGAGACTGTGAGAAATAGTTTTTATCGATGATGAGTCTGCCAGTTGTTTATCCAGCACCAAATGGTCAAGTCCTGAAGTCATGTTCATACAAGTAACAATGAATGAGTTCActggctgtatttatatatttagatatacACATACCTGTAGGCAacataacaattaaagaaaaagaggtcttGATTTTGACAGGGAGTAAGAGGATGGACACGTGGAGGGAATTGGAGGAAGAAATATGAAGAGGAAAACATACAGTAGCATCttattataataaagaaatatcatAGAACAAATGACTTGGTTGTGGGTAAAGAAGTGAAAagtttcaacaaaattatagaatcTAATGTAGTACAAGAGAAAGATACATTTACCACCTGGGTGGAGCATCAGGGTGTGGGAGTGAGGAGTGAGGAGTGAGGAGTGAGGAGTAAGGTAACAGGTAGAGAAGCTGTTCTTACTTAGGGACATTGTTTTGGCCATGGGTGAAAGAATTAGAATACCAGTCTCTTCACTGAAAGTATAAAGACACATGAAATGAAGCAGatggaaaagaaaccagaaaacacAAGGCGCCCGTGGGAAGCCTCTCCCTCAGGGGCTGCATTAGCTCCTCAAGGAGTTTTCTAATGAGATTTCAGACCTGAGGCATGGCTCCCTATATATGCACTtccccagctcctcagcctgcatctgcagaggaaggcaggaagaaataCATTAGTGTGATTTGTAAGTAAAATTCCTGTATTCAGGGAACCAATAGCTTCTTTCCATGTTGCTTCTTGAAAAACTTCAAAAGGATCAATAACTCCAAAGGTGTCCTTTATCTCTAATGAACACTGGAATGCTTCTTTCGGAAACATGGGATTTCCAGGTGTTCTGTTCTGCATAAGGAGGCTTTAATTGTTGCAGGGTTTTTCTTTCCTGCTCCTTTAAAGAGCTTTTGTCATTCCAGTTTCTGGTGAGTAGTGTTTCAACAGTGCTAGTTACAGTCAGTGCCACTGTCACTGCTATTCACGGTTACCATCATGTGTATTGACCGTTGTCCAGTGACTATTATGTCCTACACACTGGAGAGCTTGTCAGGCTAATTACaaatggttttgcttttgttttctaaccTCTGGTTTTGAAGTCTGAAGTTCACAGAAGTAGCCTCTGCTATGAAGGGCTCATTTGGAGAGCTCATTGTGCGGGTGGCAGGGCAGCACTGCAGCCCAGGTTTACTTGACACCATTCCCATGTTAACATGGCCAATATCCAGAGAGAGACTCAAAGCAACTGAGCACTGAACTTGCAGCATGCTCTGAGGGAGGAATGGAATGGGATCATCATATAAGATTAGTGCTGACAAGTGGGACTGAATATTCGTGTTTATCCTCCTGGTTGGGGCAGAGCATCCTGTCTCACCCCAAACATCCAAttgtaacacacagacacagccctGTGTGAAATGGTGTCTTGATGCTCCAACGGCAGAAGCTGTAAGGAAATTGAGGCACACTCACGCTAATAATTTATCTGGCAACTTAGTAAAAAGCAGAATATTTGAACTCGTCAGATGTAGACTGTGCCGTTGAAAGAAAATTGGCCTGAGTCGTGCAATAAAATTGTAAGCAATCTGTCCATAATACTTATATAATATGTAGTTGTCTAAAATGAAGATTTGGAAAAAATTCACACCCTTTTTTGATATTGCAAATAGTCTTTGAA encodes:
- the LOC127192167 gene encoding olfactory receptor 51F2-like — encoded protein: MSTLQNSTTSPIIFLLTGVPGMEAFHTWISIPFCFLYATALSGNSLILFAIVTQPSLHEPMYYFLSMLSTTDLGLSISTLATMMGIFWFNAREISFNACLSQMFFIKLFTVMESSVLLAMAFDRYVAISNPLRYATILTDSRIAQIGVAIVIRGTVILTPMVALLKRLSYCSSHVLHHSYCFHPDVMKLSCTDTRINSAVGLTALISTAGVDSVLILLSYVLIIRTVLSIASPEERKKAFSTCISHLGAVAVFYFPLISLSFVHRFGKRAPPYVHTLIANAYLLIPPVMNPIIYSVKTKQIRKAVRKVLRSGMAKS